From the genome of Mucilaginibacter paludis DSM 18603:
ATTTGTTTAGTTTGGTTTATGCAGGCTGCCTCTTGCTTCGAAACTTGGGCATACTGCGGTTAAACAGTTGATTTCATATTAATTGTCCAAACGGCGACCAGGGGTGTTAGTAGCACTTCTGGTTTTTTCGCTTTAGGTCTGTTTTGCTATTGTGCTCAAGAGGCCTCCGGCGTTCGTTTTAAACCGAAGCTTTATCGTCGTAAATATCTTATCATCTTCTGAATGGTTTAGCTGTGAATGAATCTGTGAATAATCTTTTCATAGGAGATGATGTTTTTTATAACTATTTTGAGATGTATATCTTTTTACCTTCCACCTTAAAATGCACCAAGCCGGAAGATTCAATGAACTTCAAAACAGCCGATAGTTTTTGTTTCCTTGAAATCCAGCCACCTGTTTCTATATCCTCCGGTACTGATTTATCATAAACCACTTCCACATCGTACCAACGGGCAACTTTTCGCATCGCAACCCTAAAATCCACATGATTTAAATTAAAGTCGCCATCTTTCCAGTCTGTGATATTATCTGCATCAACAACGGCCACTTTAATTCCAGCCCCATTATTAACCGCCTGCTCGCCGGGTTTGATGATTTGCTTATAAGTACCTGAAGTAACTTTTACGGAACCTTCCAAAAGAGTTGTAGCTATAGCAGGTTCATCCTTGTAAGAATTGATATTGAAATGGGTACCCAACACCTCTACGTCCTGCTTTTCGGTATGTACTATAAAAGGGTGGGCTTTATCTTTCGCCACCTGAAAATAGGCCTCACCAGTCAGGCTGACCATACGTTTTCCGTTTTCATTAAGATTGGTATTATAAGTCAGGCTTGATGCGGAATTTAACCAAACCTCAGACCCATCCGGTAATTGGACTTTATACGTTTCTCCATTGTCGGTGGAAAGCGTATTTACTTTATTGACTTCTGTTGTACCCTCGACTTGGTAAACCAATTGCCCGTTTGCCGTTTTAGTTATGGTCACACCAGCCTCTTTGGCTAGTTTCCCATTAATTGCCTGGGTCAATATGATTTTTTTGCCATTAGCTAAAGTCAGCGTAGCACCCTGATGACCCGGTGCAACATCATTAGCGACCAATTGGGTATTGTTTTTTGAAGGTTTGTTTTGGCTATAATAGAACAGGCCACCAGCTACTATCAAAATAGCTGCCGCTGCCGCCCAGCGTTTGAAGAAAGGATAATTTGATTTTTTAATAGCGGGTTGCTGAACTCTGATAGCAGCCTCGATATTATTGTAAACCCTGTCAATCCGTTCAGTATCCTGAATTTCAGGTGTAGCGTTATTTTTGAGCTCAGCCTGCATTAGGGCTGTAATTTTATCATCTAAGCTATTATCCTTAGTCAGTTCAAAATAAGCCGCTAACTCTTCCTTACTGGCAGTCCCGTCGGCAAGCTTCTTGAAAAGGTAGGCAATATTTGATTCGTTCTCCGCCATAGCTTATCTAATAATTGTGTTATAAGTGAATAATGTCGCCATTTATCT
Proteins encoded in this window:
- a CDS encoding FecR family protein, which produces MAENESNIAYLFKKLADGTASKEELAAYFELTKDNSLDDKITALMQAELKNNATPEIQDTERIDRVYNNIEAAIRVQQPAIKKSNYPFFKRWAAAAAILIVAGGLFYYSQNKPSKNNTQLVANDVAPGHQGATLTLANGKKIILTQAINGKLAKEAGVTITKTANGQLVYQVEGTTEVNKVNTLSTDNGETYKVQLPDGSEVWLNSASSLTYNTNLNENGKRMVSLTGEAYFQVAKDKAHPFIVHTEKQDVEVLGTHFNINSYKDEPAIATTLLEGSVKVTSGTYKQIIKPGEQAVNNGAGIKVAVVDADNITDWKDGDFNLNHVDFRVAMRKVARWYDVEVVYDKSVPEDIETGGWISRKQKLSAVLKFIESSGLVHFKVEGKKIYISK